One region of Termitidicoccus mucosus genomic DNA includes:
- a CDS encoding autotransporter-associated beta strand repeat-containing protein, with the protein MKTGFHIQGINKNKPAARLLLASAIALACLPASADDKAWLGVDGNYWGNPANWNGGLPAATDNAYLDNPASAVVGANASAGNVYVGNTGTGWLAVGGDNGATLTVSGSVVLGNAGSGHGTLLLARSGNLVTNAIVAGQGTSVLLGDGGFVTALSNNDNFFNGISDVLVTATHANIGGSNSGLTFNTSGFSITATSNFSFTSAGAKTSRGLAKTGLGTLTLAGAVNLAGGRIDIAGGAVMLGGSLTATHAQNLIGFDTNQSGTLHVAGGGGVYFGGALIGDRAGANGAVIVESGGGYYATGATVIGNTAGTGNVLVKSGATFSSSRNFVGGGESAGTGVGVVTVESGGVFATLNRLDVGTRGAGTITLRDGATLKASSIALARVSGTALLEITGTKGALVTGTSGSGGIAIDSPAAGTGSAIVRFAHSDSDYVFGSRLTNNVRLEHTGPGVTKLTGANSHTAGTVISAGTLQVGNNTTSGALAGDVLNNATLAVYRSNDYDFAANISGTGVLVKKGNAKLTLTGTNTYTGGNIVEAGTLAGTLDKIRGDVTLTSTGATLEINVASGSGTLASSVTGQGNFSKAGDGFLLLGSAVNYTGDTTVAAGTLKGRIGAGVLDVAAGATYVVADGGQDATLANLTGSGTVNLNNASLVFGVASGTQTYSFTGQLAGGRDLRKSGAGLLDLGSHSLASAFSGTTFVEGGTLKFDSVAQITGGLILGSAGAVGLIEQTSGALTQPLALTGQGGGISVSSGTQTFAEAVNGTGDFAKGGGGTLDVRGAAMNQSGGTRVLGGTLLGDADVIKGDITLANGATVEFEQNTAGTVAGLVTGSGHLVMNGTGELTLANNANNYTGDTTVNSGTLKGTVGVGTLAVAAGAAYKVADGVTEATLANITGDGVVDLNAASLRLVAAAGVTSTFSYNNLVGSNPAARLVKTGAGRIVLGTAVALGGGAAVEDGVLEIDSLSKINAPVALGTDSTYGLIGYTDTGDAWTHAVTLNGRGGGFTVDAASGTVTLAATATIGGAGDFYKSGSGALDITAAAMNNTGGTRVLGGTLIGDTATIKGDADIAAGATLRFRQMSTGTFAGTITGAGALHKTGAGALVLGSALNSYGNTIIDEGVLTGAIGAGTLTVNTSGTYRVTDGVTEFELEGIAGAGTVDLNAANLTFNVASGTAQFSFTGSLAGGNRFIKAGAGTLELLSSVALAQGASIRDGVVRLADQSFINAPVELGSASSYGLIEYTNEGAAWTRGLALAGQGGGFSVEEGKTIVLAAATTIGGAGDFRKAGAGTLDLTAATMNGTGVVLVSGGTLRGGTATIKNDASVGAGAVIEFFENGSAAHAHAISGAGALAKSGTGALTLTGANTHAGGNRVLAGELIGGVASLPGDAVVESGARIIIDQAGDAAYAGNVSGAGVFVWRGAGALTLGGTHAHTGGSVFESGTVIGGADNLRGSIANDAVVIYAQHSDTSTFDDMITGAGSFAKTGAGELVVAASAVVSQANVVIAEGSLRLLGDITAGTFGNGGVLRVGHPAGGGARSHVTIHGDYTAADGAVAWFGLVGDGGAVTADTLRITGAADGRTEVRFDYAGALPAGETLPADIVVVEGGGAAGSFFQNKNNGVRLDDGGYVVWQQNADPGTGGHWVNAVAPEVSALGGMDAASILIGKASLDSLGRRLTVARAVAPRPGPVLWLSGLYRRDEIGGSIYDWAKADTGGVQVGADWTFGGDGRALTLGVFYDYAKTDMDLKDSASSSTTEGHGAGVYGTFKTGPWHVNAIVRGSREDYSVTVPGVGGMDTDGDSLAGSIEIGYEVPIEYGWTAEPQAQFTYQRHGIGDTADPYGRAIRIDSAASAELRAGVRFWREYTWRRDLVIRPYGRASYLYDFKGRSRIEIFDTTFRNNIGAGGGLIDGGAEMQLGRGFAINAELSWYFGGKVTGCGGNAGLSYAW; encoded by the coding sequence ATGAAAACCGGTTTTCATATCCAAGGCATAAACAAAAACAAGCCGGCGGCGCGCCTGCTGCTCGCGTCCGCCATCGCGCTGGCGTGCCTGCCGGCATCCGCCGACGACAAGGCATGGCTCGGCGTGGACGGGAATTACTGGGGCAATCCGGCCAACTGGAACGGCGGGCTTCCCGCCGCCACGGACAACGCTTATCTGGACAATCCGGCGTCGGCGGTTGTCGGCGCGAACGCGTCGGCGGGCAACGTGTATGTGGGCAACACCGGGACCGGCTGGCTCGCCGTGGGCGGGGACAACGGCGCCACGCTCACCGTGTCCGGCAGCGTGGTGCTGGGAAACGCCGGCTCCGGCCACGGCACGCTGCTGCTGGCGCGCTCCGGCAACCTCGTGACCAACGCCATCGTGGCGGGGCAGGGAACCTCCGTGCTTCTGGGCGACGGGGGCTTTGTCACCGCGCTTTCCAACAATGATAACTTTTTCAACGGCATCTCCGATGTGCTCGTCACCGCGACGCATGCCAACATAGGCGGCAGCAACTCGGGGCTGACGTTTAACACGAGCGGTTTTTCCATCACGGCCACCAGCAACTTCTCCTTCACCAGCGCGGGGGCGAAGACGAGCCGGGGCCTGGCAAAAACCGGTCTGGGCACGCTGACGCTCGCGGGCGCGGTCAACCTCGCCGGCGGGCGCATCGACATCGCGGGCGGCGCGGTGATGCTGGGCGGCTCGCTGACCGCCACGCATGCGCAGAACCTGATCGGCTTCGACACCAACCAGTCCGGGACGTTGCACGTGGCGGGCGGCGGCGGCGTCTATTTTGGCGGCGCGCTCATCGGAGACCGCGCGGGCGCGAACGGCGCGGTCATCGTGGAGTCCGGCGGCGGGTATTATGCCACGGGGGCCACGGTCATCGGCAACACCGCCGGCACCGGCAATGTCCTCGTCAAAAGCGGCGCGACTTTCAGCAGCTCCCGGAATTTTGTCGGCGGCGGCGAGTCGGCGGGCACGGGCGTCGGCGTGGTCACGGTCGAATCCGGCGGAGTGTTTGCCACCCTCAACCGCCTCGATGTCGGCACGCGCGGCGCAGGCACGATCACGCTGAGGGACGGCGCGACGCTGAAAGCCTCCAGCATCGCCCTGGCGCGTGTTTCAGGCACCGCGCTTTTGGAAATCACGGGCACAAAGGGCGCGCTCGTCACGGGCACCAGCGGCAGCGGTGGCATCGCCATCGACAGCCCCGCGGCGGGCACCGGATCGGCGATAGTGCGCTTTGCCCATAGCGACAGTGATTATGTTTTCGGCAGCAGGCTCACCAACAACGTTCGCCTCGAGCACACCGGCCCGGGCGTCACCAAGCTCACCGGCGCCAATTCCCATACCGCCGGCACGGTGATCTCCGCCGGCACGCTTCAAGTCGGCAACAACACCACCTCGGGCGCGCTCGCCGGCGATGTCCTGAACAACGCCACCCTCGCTGTGTATCGCAGCAACGACTACGACTTTGCCGCCAACATCAGCGGCACCGGCGTGCTCGTGAAGAAGGGCAACGCAAAACTCACGCTCACCGGGACCAACACCTACACGGGCGGCAACATCGTCGAGGCCGGCACGCTCGCGGGCACGCTCGACAAAATTCGCGGCGACGTGACGTTGACCTCCACCGGCGCGACACTCGAAATCAACGTCGCCTCCGGCAGCGGCACGCTCGCGTCGTCCGTGACCGGCCAGGGAAATTTCTCGAAAGCCGGGGACGGCTTTCTCCTGCTCGGAAGCGCGGTGAACTACACCGGGGACACCACCGTCGCCGCCGGCACGCTCAAGGGCCGCATCGGCGCGGGCGTGCTCGATGTCGCGGCGGGCGCGACGTATGTCGTCGCCGACGGCGGGCAGGACGCCACGCTCGCCAACCTCACCGGCTCGGGCACGGTCAACCTCAACAACGCCAGCCTCGTCTTCGGCGTCGCCAGCGGCACGCAAACCTACAGCTTCACCGGCCAGCTCGCCGGCGGCAGGGACCTGCGCAAGTCGGGCGCGGGCCTGCTCGACCTCGGCAGCCACAGCCTCGCTTCCGCGTTCAGCGGCACCACGTTCGTGGAGGGCGGCACGCTCAAGTTCGACTCCGTCGCCCAGATCACCGGCGGCCTCATCCTCGGCAGCGCGGGCGCGGTCGGCTTGATCGAGCAAACCTCGGGCGCGCTGACACAGCCGCTTGCGCTCACCGGCCAGGGCGGCGGCATCAGCGTCTCCAGCGGAACGCAGACCTTTGCCGAAGCGGTCAACGGCACCGGCGACTTCGCGAAGGGCGGCGGCGGCACCCTCGACGTGCGCGGCGCGGCCATGAACCAGTCCGGCGGCACGCGTGTCCTCGGCGGCACGCTGCTCGGCGATGCGGACGTCATCAAGGGCGACATCACCCTCGCCAACGGCGCGACGGTCGAGTTCGAGCAAAACACCGCCGGCACCGTGGCCGGTCTCGTCACCGGCAGCGGCCACCTCGTGATGAACGGCACCGGCGAACTCACGCTCGCGAACAACGCCAACAACTACACCGGCGACACCACCGTCAACAGCGGCACGCTGAAGGGCACCGTCGGCGTGGGCACGCTCGCTGTGGCGGCGGGCGCGGCCTACAAGGTGGCCGACGGCGTCACCGAGGCCACGCTCGCCAACATCACGGGCGACGGCGTCGTTGACCTGAACGCCGCGAGCCTGCGCCTCGTCGCGGCGGCGGGCGTCACCTCCACGTTTAGCTACAACAACCTTGTCGGCTCGAACCCCGCCGCCCGCCTCGTCAAGACCGGAGCGGGCCGGATCGTGCTCGGCACCGCCGTGGCCCTCGGCGGCGGCGCGGCGGTGGAGGACGGCGTGCTGGAGATCGACAGCCTCTCCAAGATCAACGCGCCGGTCGCGCTCGGCACCGACTCCACGTATGGATTGATCGGATACACGGACACCGGCGACGCCTGGACGCACGCCGTCACGCTCAACGGCCGTGGCGGCGGCTTCACCGTCGATGCGGCGTCGGGCACCGTCACGCTCGCCGCCACCGCGACGATCGGCGGCGCGGGCGATTTCTACAAGTCCGGCAGCGGCGCGCTCGACATCACCGCCGCCGCGATGAACAACACCGGCGGCACCCGCGTGCTCGGCGGCACGCTCATCGGCGACACCGCCACGATCAAGGGCGACGCCGACATCGCCGCCGGCGCGACGCTGCGATTCCGGCAGATGTCCACCGGCACCTTCGCCGGGACGATCACCGGCGCGGGCGCGCTGCACAAGACCGGCGCGGGCGCACTCGTGCTCGGCAGCGCGCTCAATTCCTACGGCAACACCATCATCGATGAAGGTGTGCTGACCGGCGCGATCGGCGCGGGCACGCTCACGGTCAACACCAGCGGCACCTATCGCGTGACCGACGGCGTCACGGAATTCGAACTGGAAGGCATCGCGGGCGCGGGCACGGTCGACCTGAACGCCGCCAACCTCACCTTCAACGTCGCCAGCGGCACCGCGCAGTTCTCGTTCACCGGCAGCCTCGCCGGCGGCAACCGCTTCATCAAGGCCGGCGCGGGCACGCTGGAGCTGCTGAGCAGCGTCGCGCTGGCGCAGGGCGCGTCCATTCGCGACGGCGTCGTCCGGCTGGCGGACCAGTCTTTCATCAACGCCCCTGTCGAGCTTGGCTCGGCCTCGTCGTATGGACTTATTGAATACACCAACGAGGGCGCCGCCTGGACGCGCGGCCTCGCGCTGGCGGGGCAGGGCGGCGGCTTTTCCGTCGAGGAGGGCAAAACCATCGTGCTCGCGGCCGCCACGACGATCGGCGGCGCGGGCGATTTCAGGAAGGCCGGCGCCGGCACGCTCGACCTCACCGCGGCCACGATGAACGGCACCGGCGTCGTGCTCGTATCCGGCGGCACGCTTCGCGGCGGCACGGCCACGATCAAGAACGACGCGTCGGTCGGCGCGGGCGCCGTGATTGAGTTTTTTGAAAACGGCAGCGCCGCCCACGCGCACGCCATCAGCGGCGCCGGCGCGCTCGCCAAGAGCGGCACGGGCGCGCTCACCCTCACCGGGGCCAACACCCACGCCGGCGGCAATCGCGTGCTGGCCGGCGAACTCATCGGCGGCGTCGCGAGCCTGCCTGGCGATGCCGTCGTGGAATCGGGCGCGCGCATCATCATCGACCAGGCCGGTGACGCCGCCTACGCAGGAAATGTCTCGGGCGCGGGCGTGTTTGTCTGGCGCGGCGCGGGCGCGCTTACGCTCGGCGGCACGCATGCGCACACCGGCGGCAGCGTTTTCGAGAGCGGCACGGTGATCGGCGGCGCGGACAACCTGCGCGGCAGCATCGCCAACGACGCCGTGGTCATCTACGCGCAGCACAGCGACACCAGCACATTCGACGACATGATCACCGGCGCGGGCAGTTTCGCCAAGACCGGCGCGGGCGAGTTGGTCGTCGCCGCGTCGGCCGTCGTCAGCCAGGCCAATGTCGTCATCGCCGAAGGCTCGCTGCGCCTGCTCGGCGACATCACCGCCGGCACGTTTGGCAACGGCGGCGTGCTGCGCGTCGGCCATCCCGCGGGCGGCGGCGCGCGTTCGCACGTCACCATCCACGGCGACTACACGGCGGCCGATGGCGCGGTGGCGTGGTTCGGCCTCGTCGGCGACGGCGGCGCGGTCACGGCGGACACGCTTCGCATCACCGGCGCGGCGGACGGGCGGACCGAGGTCCGTTTCGACTACGCGGGCGCGCTGCCGGCCGGCGAGACGCTGCCGGCGGACATCGTGGTGGTCGAGGGCGGCGGCGCGGCGGGTTCGTTTTTCCAGAACAAAAACAACGGCGTGCGCCTCGACGACGGCGGCTACGTGGTCTGGCAGCAGAACGCCGACCCCGGCACGGGCGGCCACTGGGTCAACGCCGTGGCCCCGGAGGTATCCGCGCTCGGCGGCATGGACGCCGCGTCGATCCTCATCGGCAAGGCCTCGCTCGATTCGCTCGGCCGCCGTCTCACCGTGGCCCGCGCCGTCGCACCCCGCCCCGGCCCGGTGCTTTGGCTGAGCGGACTCTACCGCCGCGACGAGATCGGCGGGAGCATCTACGATTGGGCCAAGGCCGACACCGGCGGCGTGCAGGTCGGCGCCGACTGGACATTCGGCGGCGACGGGCGCGCGCTCACCCTCGGCGTCTTTTATGACTATGCCAAAACCGACATGGACCTGAAGGACAGCGCCTCCTCCAGCACCACGGAAGGCCACGGGGCCGGCGTTTACGGGACATTCAAAACCGGCCCGTGGCACGTGAATGCCATCGTGCGCGGCTCGCGGGAGGATTATTCCGTGACCGTGCCCGGCGTCGGCGGCATGGACACCGACGGCGACAGCCTCGCCGGCTCGATCGAGATCGGCTATGAAGTGCCGATCGAATACGGCTGGACGGCGGAGCCGCAGGCGCAGTTCACCTACCAGCGCCACGGCATCGGCGACACCGCCGACCCCTATGGCCGCGCGATCCGCATCGACAGCGCGGCGTCGGCGGAACTGCGCGCGGGCGTGCGCTTCTGGCGCGAATACACCTGGCGCCGCGACCTCGTCATCCGCCCCTACGGACGCGCGAGCTACCTGTATGATTTCAAGGGCCGCAGCCGCATCGAGATTTTCGACACGACCTTCAGGAACAACATTGGCGCGGGCGGCGGCCTGATCGACGGCGGCGCGGAAATGCAGCTTGGCCGCGGCTTCGCGATCAACGCCGAGCTTTCCTGGTATTTCGGCGGCAAGGTCACCGGCTGCGGCGGCAACGCCGGACTGAGCTACGCGTGGTAG